GGGTGTCGACGCTGCCCGCGTCGATGAAGCTGCGCGGCGTGACGACGAAGCACGTGCTGCGGCAGGCGATGGCGAACCAGCTGCCGCCCGAGATCCTGAGCCGCAAGAAGATGGGCTTCCCGGTGCCGGTGGGCGCGTGGTTCCGCGGCGCGCACCGCCCGCTGGTGGACGAGTACGTGCTGGGCGAGCGCGCGCTGGCCCGCGGCGTGTTCGAGCCGTCGGCGGTGCGCCGCCTGGTGGCGCGCCACCAGGCCGGCGAGAACCACAGCGAGCGGCTGTGGGCACTGGTGACGTTCGAGATGTGGCAGCGGATCTTCCTCGACGGCGAGGGCGCCGGCGACGTGTCGCGCACGCTCGGCCACTCGGCGGGCCGCGCGCCCGCGCTCACCTGACCGGCGCGATCGTGCACATCCTCTGGCTGAAGACGGAGCTGCTCCACCCGGTCGACAAGGGCGGGCGCATCCGCACGTACAACATGCTGCGCGAGATGCGCCGCCAGCACCGCGTCACGTACCTGACGCTCGACGACGGCGACGCCGCGGCCGACGCCGTGGCGCGCGCGGACGAGTACTGCACGGACCTCGTGCGCGTGCCCTTCCGCACGGCGCCCAAGCGCAGCGCGCGCTTCTTCGGCGAGCTGGCGGCGAACCTCGCCTCCCCGCTGCCGTACGCGGTCGCCAAGTACCGCTCGGCCGGCATGCGCCGCGAGATCGAGCGGCTGGTGGGGCGCGGCGACGTGGACGTGCTGGTGTGCGACTTCCTCGCGCCGAGCCTCAACGTGCCGGACGGGCTGCCCTGCCCCACCGTGCTGTTCCAGCACAACGTCGAGGCGATGATCTGGCAGCGGCACACCGAGATGTCCGCGCACCCGGTGAAGCGCCGCTACATGGGCGAGCAGTGGCGGCGCATGCGCGCCTTCGAGGCGTCGGAGTGCCGCCGCTTCGACCGCGTGATCGCGGTGTCGGAGCAGGACCGCGACGTGTTCGCGCGCGACTACGGCGTCGCCGAGCCCCTCGCGGTGCCGACGGGCGTCGACGTCGACTACTTCGATCCGGCCACCATGCCGGCCGCGCCGCGTTCCGCGTCGGAGCTGGTCTTCACGGGCTCCATGGACTGGCTGCCGAACGAGGACGCGATCCTCTGGTTCGCGGCCGAGATCCTGCCGCGCGTGCGCGCGCAGGTGCCCGAGGCGACGCTCACGGTGGTGGGGCGCAACCCGACGCCGCGCGTGCAGGCGCTGGGCGCGCGCGACCCGGCGGTCACGGTGACGGGCGGCGTGCCCGACGTCCGGCCGTACCTCGCGCGCGGCGCGGCGTTCGTGGTCCCCATCCGCATCGGCGGCGGCACGCGCCTCAAGATCTACGAGGCGATGGCGATGGAGATCCCGGTCGTGTCGACGACCGTGGGCGCCGAGGGCCTCCCCGTCGCGCCCGACACCGAGTACCTGTGCGCCGACGCGCCGGAGGCGTTCGCCGACGCCGTGGTGCGGCTGCTGCGCGATCCCGCGCGCGCGCAGGCATTGGGACGCCGCGCCGCGGAGACCGTGCGCGCGCGCTTCTCGTGGACGCGGGTCGCGGAGCAGTTCCTCGACGCCTGCACGCCCGCCGCCGCCGTGTCGCGCTGACGCGCGCCCGAGGCGCGCCGGCGCGGTCCCCTTCCCTGTCAGACGCGCGGCGGCGCCCCGCCCGCTCCAGTGCCACTTCCCTCCGTCATGGCTACGAGTCTCAGCGTTTTCGGTCTTGGTTACGTCGGCTGCGTGTCGGCCGCCTGCTTCGCCCAGGAGGGCTGCGACGTCGTCGGCGTCGACGTGAGCCAGGCGAAGGTCGACATGGTGAACGCCGGCCGCAGCACCATCGTCGAGGAGGGGATCGGGGAGCTCGTGGCCGCGATGCGCGCCTCCGGCCGGCTCCGCGCGACGACCGACGTGCACGAGGCGGTGCGCGCGACGGCCGTCTCGCTCATCGCCGTCGGGACGCCCAGCCGCACCAACGGCAGCATCGACCTGCGCTACATCGAGCGCGTGTGCGAGCAGATCGGCGAGGCGCTGCGCGACAAGGCGGAGCGCCACACGGTCGTCGTGCGCAGCACGATCATGCCGGGCACGATCGACAGCGTCGTGATCCCGGCGCTGGAGCGCACCTCGGGC
This sequence is a window from Roseisolibacter agri. Protein-coding genes within it:
- a CDS encoding glycosyltransferase, which produces MHILWLKTELLHPVDKGGRIRTYNMLREMRRQHRVTYLTLDDGDAAADAVARADEYCTDLVRVPFRTAPKRSARFFGELAANLASPLPYAVAKYRSAGMRREIERLVGRGDVDVLVCDFLAPSLNVPDGLPCPTVLFQHNVEAMIWQRHTEMSAHPVKRRYMGEQWRRMRAFEASECRRFDRVIAVSEQDRDVFARDYGVAEPLAVPTGVDVDYFDPATMPAAPRSASELVFTGSMDWLPNEDAILWFAAEILPRVRAQVPEATLTVVGRNPTPRVQALGARDPAVTVTGGVPDVRPYLARGAAFVVPIRIGGGTRLKIYEAMAMEIPVVSTTVGAEGLPVAPDTEYLCADAPEAFADAVVRLLRDPARAQALGRRAAETVRARFSWTRVAEQFLDACTPAAAVSR